CGAAGAGAACAAGCGGGTTTGCCGTGTCTGTGTTGGTTAGGTGTTCGGCGAGTTTTTTTATGAGGAAGTTTTTTTGTAGGTAGGCTATTGTGGTGAGTTCTTCGGTTATTGTGAGATGGTGTTTTGTGAGGATGTTGTCTTTGTTGAGGGTGTATTGTTTGTTTCTGCCTTCTTTTTTGGATTGGAGTATTTTGTGTTGTTCAAGTTTTTTCAGGTGCGGTAACAGGGTCATGTGGCTTGTGTTTAGTAGTTTCGCCATGGCTCTGGCGTGCAGGCTTGCAGCGTAGTCTGTTCGGTACAGTGCGAGTATCCTGAAACTATTGGCAGTTTTTTCTTCCATATGGAAGGAAATGCTTCCAGTTGCTATTAAGGCTTACGCAAAACCAGCACATCATTATTTCCGCGCGTGTTCTCTAGCGCTTGGAAAAGA
The window above is part of the Candidatus Bathyarchaeota archaeon genome. Proteins encoded here:
- a CDS encoding nucleotidyltransferase domain-containing protein gives rise to the protein MEEKTANSFRILALYRTDYAASLHARAMAKLLNTSHMTLLPHLKKLEQHKILQSKKEGRNKQYTLNKDNILTKHHLTITEELTTIAYLQKNFLIKKLAEHLTNTDTANPLVLFGSYAKDYATEESDIDLLIIGKLAPNQLSRIKKFETTFGKTINIKTATADNFNTGLRTGDILIKEIVRNHIILQNADPFVTTLWRFHTER